aaaaaatattcttaCCCAATTTTTTTCTGGTCAAATTTATTGCCTCTAAGATTCCATTTTATCTACGCCAAACCTTCCCGTGAAAGAAAAATAGGCAAAAATAACCAAACTGAACTAGGACTCGGTCTCCAAGAAAAGCTACGTAAACATGTTCGGATCCGAAGATATGTTCGTGGGATATTGATAACCGGGTTGTTAATATACCTGGAGAAGAGAGTTACTTTGGGATCGCTGGCGCTTGAGGTCTTCGGAGAGTGAGTCGATAGGTTCGCCGCTCAGAAAtgcccgagagagagagagagagagagagagagagagaattagggttttgaattttaatttttgtggaGGTCGGTTTGAGAGAGTTGATGCTATCGACGGTCCAGAGTCGATTACGTTTGTACAACGAATAGTAGCCGTTATACTTGTAAATGACTCATCAAACGCAGCGCGACTTGTTTAgggcatgtttgggattgtggTAGGAGGTTTAAAAAATGTGGTAAAATGGTATAAAGTATTtgtatgataaaatttatttgtttagtagttttacattaaaatacttctaaattaagaaaaagtaaaaaattacgTTTCAACAAAAGTACCAAAGTGATGCTTTTTGTCAGAAGCACTTCAAAAAAAGTAATCTCTATTTTATCGTGCTATGTACATTATGAAATAACTTTCATCATTTTAGCACAATGACAACTTTgtcaatctatattttttattatttccataTAATCTATTCAAGACTTTGtccattaatatttttcattcttctcctATCATTTATGCATTATtgatgaaattttctttttcattataattattgaaaaatctattagattatttttattattattttattataatattttatttttttcaagtatatgtccttttatgtcatttttatgtcaaaaagtgatttttaaatttgtttccaaacaaattagTATGTTTAAAAGTGTTATAGACATACGGATTCCAaacaataaatagttttttaatagtagagttTATTGCATTAAGTTCTAAGATATAAGCTTtaagttaaatttaatattttctaccGCAACtccaaacatgcacttagtTGTTTTTAGCAAGCACTTAAGTAAacgttaaaaattaaaaaaaaaaaaaaatagtttggaATTAATTTATCTAGCTTTGCTTGGTTGCGATTATTGTGTATTTAtcatgtaaaagaaaaatgactCTGCTTTGCGTAATGAATCTGAattatttactaaaaaaaaatctaaaaaatttatcatttaccAAAGAGAGAAGACAGAATCCTTGCACATCTTAGTGATGATTTATGGTTTTCGGTTTTGTGATTTCAGCATACGTTTACAGAGAATTGAAATGGATCATCTCTCTTTTTAGATAAAGAGCAACACATTTTGCAAAACCCCTTCAGCCTCATTCCATTTCCACCATAATCTACAAAAATATGTGCCGAATAATACATAGAAAGAATGCAAAGAATTCCTACATCTTCGTCCCCACCCTGCACAATACAATAAATACAGTTTGTGTCGTGACTTAATCTAAATTTAGTCCGTCAATGGTGTTGACGTTCTGGACGGTATCACATGCTCTGGAGCAAGGGAACTTCTGTCTGCAGTTGTCTCTCTATACAAAGAATTAATTGAAGTAATAACCCTTGGACTCAAGTGGGACAAGGTCCGGGGGGATGAATTAACGCCTCTTGATCTTGGAGACAAGTTGGCTTGCTCTAAAACCCGGAACTGAAGCTCAGAAGGATAGTCTCTCATGCAACCAATACGTGGCCCGGCTCCGGTTGCCCACCTACTGGATAATTGCTTAGCCAACTGATATGACTTCATTCCTTTATGCGAAACTAtccttttcataattttttcctCTGAAATAGGCTGTTTATCATCTTCTTCTTGATCTTCATCAAACAAGTTCAGTTTAGGAACCATGAAATCTCTCTCTGATAAAAACGTTTCTTCTGCTGTCTCATAGCCTTCTTCTGAAGAATTATCATGAGGGTAAGTGTGGCAACTTGGTTGAAGTGCATCCTTCTTAAGAATGTCAAATGCCACATGTCGGTTTGGTATTTCAAGACTGGCTATTTTTGAGCCTAATGCTCGTGACAATCTTGTCATGGATGGTTCTGGATTTCCAGCAGCACTAGAATCCTGATCTCTGGATTCAGTGCTCTTTTGAGCCAAGGTATGTTCACTCATTGGTTCAGTATCCTGAGATAAATCTTCTTCTATTGGATTGCTTCGAAGGCAAACACCATTGGCCTTTTCGGTAAGGGCTGCTTCTTCCTCTTCACTTGGGTTTTTCTGTTACATAGAAGGAGAGAAGCGCATCAGGAATCCTGgtgataaaatttttaaatgaattcaCACAAACAAGTCTCTCGATGACAATATGGGGGGTTTTTGGCTAGCTACAAAGAGCACAGCTTCTCATACTGAAGTCCAGTGGTACCACCAAAGGTAGTGTCCACTAATAGGTTATGGCCACTCAATAGTGTCCTGCTATATTATCTTAATGAAAAAATGAGAAGCAGAGTCGGCATTACCTTTACATTGGTAAGATCCACATTGTGTTCCTTAAGGAACAACATTAATTCCTGAAAGTTTTCTTCTGTTGGTAGATAATGCCCACTGTGAGGCCAAACCGCCTAATGAGTTGTATAGATCCTTTTAGTATGTCAAACAgttcacacaaaaaaaaaaaaaataccacttTATAAAGtccatattttcttttgtaCCTTCAGAGCACCATCTTCCACTACTAATCTTCCAGCAGACAATGTGGCTCCACCTGCCAAGAAACTGGAATGTTGAAATGTGCCCTTGTTCTTTAGCCCAACATACAAGGTCTTGGATGTGCTAAGGACAAAGATCCACTTAACATCTTTAGGTCCTGTTGTATCTAGGAGTTTCCCACTCTGCCTGTAGAAAAACTTGCCATCCTGCACCACAACTTCATAAGCCTTCCTTTCTGCCTGCAAAATGACATATTTGTCAGTGCACATGTAAATCTTTATTTTTGGTTGTATTTCGAGCCAACTAAAAATCTTGAGGTTTAACCAGCTTTGGTCATTCAGCTTAAGGCAAAATAactatcaataaataaatagccTGCAAGACAGACATCGAAAAAGCTTTTTTCCCCTTATTCAATTGCTAAAAGGTATGCTTGCTATTGAGATTAAAATGTAGAATGGGAATTGCCATTCCAGTAATTAAAAGAAGATACATTCCTTGCTGGAGAGGCGagaatcattattttttatacctTGGAATTGCTTATATTTGACAATAGaacttttatattgtttatgccgtaaatcaaaatcaaataaaatagagaTTATAAGAGAGTACaagtataaatttttatatgatattatttgatttcatataacatattattctagatttttattttatatataccttactacaaaaattttatgatgCTATATTTACATTAGATACAAGTTATCCaattaattgtaaaataattatacatgaATGTTATTAGATACAATCTATGAATTATATCAACATGTCAAATCTGTCCCAATAAATTCCTCAGAACGGtccaatgtgtgtgtgtgtgtgtatttttttaaggcTCGCAAGGAGATATGAGGTTTACCGGACCAAGGTATTTGATACATTGTTGCTGAAGCTTGGATCGAGGACATCTATCAAGAAGATTGACTTCTTTTCCCTCTCCTATATCGAGCctgatttttttcaaagttcaaatgtCAAAGGGAGAAATAGATTTACATTGTCAACCAAAACACAATATGAAGGATTTGCTTTGGGTCCCAAGGTTATATTACCAGTAGAAGAAGGGTTGTTTGCTCTCACACTGGAGCCATGTCACATAATAAAATTGAAGGTTATGGCCATAGCGATGGCGAGGATCAATCTGTTAATGAGAAGGGACAAGAATAAGAATATGTCACAAATGAAAACTAGTGATTTGGCAAAAAGATGCACTAAGCATGGGGCTTACTGCCTCGAGCCAATGTTGTAAAGCAAGTTTACGAGCCTTTTCATCCTTTGATAAGCCTTTCCCAACctgaaaaatcaaattaaaagaatcaGCAATTGAGAACCATATAACTGAGCTGTATCATATAGTGTGCATCAAATTGATAAAAAGCTACCTTAGCAGCTCTAGTTCTTGCCCTTGACCAACGTGAAGAAGCAGTCTCAGGTTTCTCgatgtcaaaaaatgatatagaGCTCCTCTTCAGTTCTGCAAAATCGAGTAGCTTCCACCTACAAAGTGAATTGCAAGATGCTTATTGTATACATATAAGGACGAGGTGTTAGGAAGAACAGACACAAAACTATTCAATTTCAATCTAGTAAAGACAGACTCTTCAAAGCCCGTGGGTTCAAACTTCAAATTGTGATACCAGATTAAGTTATCGATCTTTGCTTCCAAAATATTTGGGAAAATTTAAATGGATGGTTTTAACTCTATGTAATGGCCAAAATTTCCTTTAGAGAAGTGTGCATAAGAACTTAAACAGAACTTAAACAAACCATCTCTGCTCCACAAGAACTGCACAATCTGCAAGCTGTCTCCTTGTTCGGAAACTCTTGTACACTTTCTGCAACTTCAATGCAGCCTGGCACCTATGCTTCTTTGGATCTGTCAATGGTGATTGGTGTTTTTCCTCGGACAAGCTATCTGATCTTGGCAATTGGTCTCCAACATCTTCAGTCTTAGAGCTCACACATTTACCGAAAACTCTGTTTTCCATTTCTGCAGAAGGAGTTCTGCTTGAGAACATGGTCTCTAACCCTCTCCTTTCAAAGCTAAGTGATCCCTCAAACACCATCTTTCTCAATCCGTATGATTTTATCATGGTGGGTTCTGAATCGCGGCCATTGAAACTGACTGATCGCGATGGATTCCTTGCATCTCCACCCCCAAAACTGATTGATCTTAGAAGAATAGCTTCAAAGCGACTATCCACATCATCAGGGTCAGAGAATGGACAAAAGGATATCCCCATCTAGTCAAAATGGGATGTGTTATATATCCAAATAATCAAGATCTCAAAAAGCATGATCCATGTGGAGTCGGTAACCTGGTAATaaacaaaagttgaaaaattacaACGTAAGTTTGCAAACTGGTATTTGATACGACAGGCGTCGtatgataaagaaaatagcACCAAAACGTCAGTAATCACCGATGAGGGCCTGTGATTGATTTCATGaatacaacaaaacaaaacaaaaaaaatgattgatttcaTGGACACCTCCCCGCACTTCGTTTAATAAGAGGATGAAgaggaaggaaaggaaaaattcTGACAAAAGTTGGCAAGTTCCGTGCATTCCCCATCCCTCTAACCCTTCCCGAGAAACAAGTGAGTTTCTTCAAAAGCAGACCGTATACCATATACCATAGATAGGTACATACATTTATATATCCCATAACAACAAACCCAAAAATATATGTATCTACGTGCCCATTTCAATCGAACAGCACAAAAACGAGAACTTAAGAGAGACCACTGACATGATCGATCTTTTTCTCAACAAACTGATTTTCATTTAaacttttgaatatatatatatataatttctttctttgttcaCTTGGTAGACTCTGATTTTCATCGAGAATATTTCCCAGAAGGACCACTTTATCCTACCCATTTCGATCAAACAACACAATAACAATAGCCCATTgattatttacaaaaaataaaaaaaataaaaaaatctcttcGACACGTTCATATAACTtcaaatatagaaataaaaataaaaaataaaaaccaatgcattGAGCGTAAAATGAAGTTATAAAAGTCTTACTTGTTCTATCGAAGGCAGAGTGGGAACCAGAGATGAGACTGGCTTTTACgcaagattgagagagagagagagagagaggagagatgaCCAGATGGGGTTTGGGAGGATACAATGTGAGAGAGAGCGAAGAATGTGGTGGGTGTAGCGAACAGGTTTTTTTTGTTGGCTGTCTGAATATTGTCCCACGATCACAGAGTTTCCCGTGCCCCTTTTGTTTTGTGCGTCTCTGAAAACCTCCAACACCGCTTGCCCTCAGAGATTCTTGCACCATGTACGCATATATAGAGAAGACAGAACGAGAGGGAGAGCCAAGGGGGGCGTTCGCAGTAATAGATGGTCTCCATCCATGTGTCATTGACTGGgaaggtaaattttttttttttaattttttttttccaaaatgccCATTTTCCTCCCCTTTGGCAACAAATATGCCCGTAAGTTATACGTCGTAAGAATGTCAATTTGTACGCGATGAATTCAACACTTCTTGGCAAGAGTGTAGGTCGGTTAActaaaatcaaaaatttcatctcatttcatctcaattcatcattacaccttttttaaattttaatataaaatataataaataatctaatctttttaaatctcaatataaaattaatattcaaaaattatattataataatattttatttattactatttaaaacatctcatattatctcatctcatctgtgtaatcaAGCGGGACGGttcttattttttacttttaaaaacttattgtcaaatatatatattttatttatttatgccaTTAGTGGCTTGGAATACTTACAGCTATGTTCATTAATTAGGGTTTAGTTGAGGCGATGGTGTATTATATGGATAAGACAGATGACATGGTTGAACTTTGAAGGACCACATCACTTCTTTCAAATATAGTTCTAAtggaattattattaaaaaaattatatttacagtccttaagtaaaaattatatgtgaagattttttattaaataaaaaaaatattattttaggaataatattttaataatttttaaatataaaattatctatatctACATTACAGTTTCTAAATAGAGactatacgtaacattactcttattatTATCAAGAtagattattaaaatataatcgtAGTAATTTGTCAATAAGTCAAATTCTTATATGTAAAGtttaattgaaatttttatcttaaaaggttttcaaaaaaatgcaataaataaatGTTACAATTTTCAAGTAATTACGATTCTCTTATAAGCATTGAAATTAGATTTGAAGTGTGAAATTTCTGTCCAAAATTGGAAACCCGTCCGGGACTTCGGATTGTAGCAGTTATACACAAGTGTGTATGTGCCTACTTTTAAGAATGCTGAAATGAGTATTCTCAAATATTAAAATCTGTATCCAAATCTATaatcttatttataaatattaagaaTTAGAATATGTCAAAAAGACGATAAGACTCATTTACTCGTATGTTAACTACATTGTCGCTTTGATTAGGTCAATACATTGCTATCAATTCAAAAGCGACCCTCTTTAAGAAAAGCTTGACCACATTTAGGTTCAAGTATCATAACTATATTTCCAACTAAAATTTGGCTTAAAACCATCAACATGTCACTACATTTGAAGTGCTTTCAATATCAGAATAGAGAGGTCACAATGGCCACTCAATCTGAATTTTACCGACTTAAAATAGATCCGAAAGAAGTTGTcgcctttttttcttcttttagatTTGGTTTCTACAATCAATCAACAAAAATGCTCTAAATTTATTCATTCCAATTTCCTTTTGCCTTTCTCTAGTGCGTGCAATGACGCGCCATAAAACTGAAGTGAGATTAGTGGATCTACAAAGTCAAGAGGCAAACAGCTAAAAGGTCATTGTACCGTACGGAATATCCGAAACTGGTAAAATACGCGTGATCATGCCCATCTTTTtgcaattttatatatttattcttattcAAGTTCGAGTTTGCAGTTGGATAATCGTACCGTACGATAAGGCACTCtaattttactgaccaaattgCCCCGCCCCATTTTATTAGGATTTAGAACAGCTTTGGATTCAATAtttcactttattttattttattattataattttttaatttatatataaaatttaataaataatttaatttttaaaattttaaaataataataatatttcattgaaTTTTCATATTAACTCGTATCTTTTTAactcattatataaaattatttttgaatctGTAAAACTTTGTCGGTgacaaaaaaaaagtattacttCTAATTGTGGCATGTTTTTGGGATCTTCAATGCCtatgtatttgttttattattcaatGTCACCGCCACAGAATAGATTtgatttatatgtattttgctTAATACATTATTGTTGTCCATCACCTAAGGTAGATAAAACGACTACAGAAGTTATGCCTGTTAGTTAGAGTAGGTAATTTTGAttataagaataaaaagaaaagaagagtagGTAATTTTGGATAAGCTTTTTTACTTACGGATTATTTTCTCTACCGATATGGACTTCAGATCAACACATGTCATTGACTATCATGGTACTAGGAAATGATTTCACATGTCCCTACATTTGTCCTAACATCATTtgtatctttaaattttaataaatgctataactataaaaaaaattataaaaataaatttataaaatgacatgttttgatattatacgttagattataaagttagttttattacaaaatagatATAACGTATTATATGAATACacgttagtttataaattttttatttttataaaaaaattttattattataatacttcttttaaattttcctataattccaaaaattaattataaaaatatgaattcaATGTTACAATAAAACCTCTTTATTTAAGCGAGCCGTTGGCTTATGAGGCAACTCATGTGACTGGGTGAGGGCTGTAATTCTCGGGAGGTGACgggacaaaataaaaataaatttttatatgacgaaaagaaaaattatagacAATGCTGATTCGTAGGGTATTAATGGTAATTGCACAACTTGCCAAACCTAAGAGGAACGGCGAGGAAAGTACAGACAGCTGTACGTTTGCCTCGACAATTAATTTTCATCCGACAGAATCTAAAGAGAATCTGACCAACTGGATTAGGTTACAAGACATCTTCGTCCTTTTGGTCCAACGCGGCAAAATGGGAGCCGAGGTTGTCGGTGCTCACCTACTCCGACCTCTTACTTACttcttcattcatttttttttatttttttatttttttatgactttttagagtaattaaattcatctttaaaatttaataaaaagtatatattttttataaattcaaaatttttatatttataattttacattaaattaactattaaattcatcaaaataataatataatattatttttttaataataatatttttatttatttttcttcatattttataattatgctaACAATATAGacattcttaatttaatttagttcttaaataattgattcccaaataatagaataaaataaaataaaacgattacctattaaaattagaataaaatattagtttgaaaatgGAATAATATactttcaaatttaaaggaagAGCAACAATTATTATAACTCAAAACTTCCCAAATATCcctttgatgaatctaatgcaaactcattttaagtaaatttatcaaaatttgaagatgcaCTGATTTTTGATGAAGCTAATGCCAGTGATCTTACTTGACTGGACGAACTCGTCGCTAATCATTTTACGTAGATCTTTCcccaattttaaataaaatataaaaatgatttattttttaaaaataaaaattaaattataaaaatattttaattttataatatttatagtcaatttttttctatattctcttcaaatttaataaaatatcataacttaaactattttattactttttacagaTTTCTTATATTATTTCATTTCCAAGCATCCCATAGAGTATGTTTGGGTTCTAaactcaatttaatttatatcaaactaattattgatatgacttattattttttcaaattttcataaaaaattaaaacatatctCAACATGTTTCATATATTCAAACATATTTCAATGATTCCACAAAATTCCTTCAAACTTTctaactcactattattcacatataaactcaaatcatctaagattaactcattatttaaatatagaCTTAGGAGTTATTTGATtgaagaattttttaatttatcttatctaatcattataatttttttaaacttacttataaaatataataaataatttattttttaaaattttaatataaaaataatattttcttttaactttgaaCGTATACCTATCTCATATAGGACCATTAGCCAAGCCTTCATAGtcttttcatttccattccCGTACTGTTCTAATGCTGACCGACACAATCCAAACCAAGTGAGAAGGTGAAAAATTTTCCAATTCCTTGTCAGGTACTTGACCTGTCCCCTTTCCaaactttaattaatttttcggACTGACACATGAAGATTTTCCACATTCAAATCCTATTTCCCAGAAGTCTCACTCCATTTTACACtcaaaataacaaaacttgTCCACAGCACGCTCCTAAGATAAAGATCAAACTTACAAGTCTTTTAAGCACTTTCTACAAGTTTGGTTGGGCTGCTTTTCTTTCTAGCACGATAGAATGATTCAATATTGTGATTTTTCCACATTGACATAGTCGTGTACGAAATAATCTGTAACGttcttatttggaaaaaaacaaaaacaaaaaaacccaaTTCTCCTACGCATACCCTATATACACGGTTTGGTCCAATACCCAGTAGAATAGAAGCCTATCACGTTGGGCTTCATTTCTGTCCAAACTAGGggtgaattcggtccggtcggtcTGCAGAGGGATTtgcggaccggaccggaccaattcggtccagggttttccgaCCGGACCGAAATGCACtaaggaccggtccggtcggtccctTTCGGgggggtccggtccggtcggtccgtcAGTCCAAGAAATACCACAATTGAGGACAGACAGAAATAGAAGGGAAATAGATATTTGGGACAACAAGTTACGTCCCCTGGTTTCTCGTTCATATAAATGTTCTTACTATCAACTGAAACATTTGAGCTATTAATACCTCATTCTTCAAAGAAACATTTGAGCTGTCAATTTGCAGAAACATGGCTGAAGAGAAACCGAGTTTAAACACTGTAAATCACCACGAAATCACTAATCACTAATCACTAATCAGTAATCACCACGAAATCACACAATATTCAGATTCAACAACAATAAACCTAGATTCAAGAATCATAAATTCACATTTTGAAACCGAGATGTCCAGATTCACGAAATCAAGAAATAAAACCGAAAAGGGACATTTATCCTTACTGTCTGCCGCTGCGAACTGCCTTCCCAggaatgagatgaaattttctgTTTGTCACGCCGTCACAGACTCACGGTCCCACTCTAGTGTCCACGGACTCAGCCTTCAGGGAATGGGGGAGCTAGGGGAGAACGAGAGAGatctgagagagagagtctgaaAGTTGAAATGAGAGGGAATCAAGGGAGGGCGACGGGACCGGGGTAAGGGAATGGGAATTCACTTTTAGGGCTACACAGAACGACGccgttttttttataaacaatcctaaacggcgccgttttaacAAGGGAAagggcaaaaaaaataaattcggCTATCTACTGCACGGCGCCGTTTAGGTCCCTTTTTGCACTAAACGGCGCCTTTTCTTCCCTTACTAAATATGTCTTCtcattttttctatgtttttaacacataaattaataaaagaaattatttgaattagtaaaatttaaattaattaaactattcaatataattatttaattaactcattaaaaatatatataattaatattatattgatgatgttaattgttACTTTGTTACTAACTAGAGTATATCAAACTATCAATGTATTATGATAGTTCTAACTTCTAAGTTAATGCATAATGATGAATGAgctatatatttacattttgtataggaagtaataagcataaataatttaattatacatacatgctttatatttacttgCAATTTAGGTCATAGATGTAGAATTGTAGATGTTATCATGTTACTAATTAGTTATGGGAAATTGGTATTAGCCATTAGGTTAGTTAATTTACAATTTACAaattgctttatatttactCACAACTTAggtaatttacaaaaaattaatctatacactttaattagatatagatatagatgTTAGTAATACTTAATGGTGAATTAGTGATAAGTTaattgataataatattaatatattataatataccttggttaattaataaaatattaatttaaaattatatattgtaaattttatattgtaaatgGTAATAGTCTaataggttagatgaaaatgacatattaattatataaaataaatatataaatttgttttaaaaaaatattaattcggtcggtccggtccaggAAAATTTGGACCGTGAACCGGACCGAAGATCGATTTTAGCAAAATGGCAAGACCGAAACCGGCCATGTATTTtctcggtccggttcggtccggaccgAACCTTCCAGTCCGGTCGGTTTTCCGGTCCGGACCGACCGCTGTACACCCCTAGtccaaacaacaaaaaaattaatgggaaagaaaatatTGGACTAAACTTGGCCATACCGGCCCCGCCCGGCCCAGGTGTGGTTGCGCCAACCTGAAGAGTGAAGGCTTTAAAGTTTAAACACCACTTCTCCTCTTCCTTCGCTGCAACCTTGACTTTCGTGCGCCGCAGCCGAAGAATACCACCGCGAAGGTATTATCTCTGAATTTATGATCTTATTTTTTGGCCTCTGAAGAATGGGATTTATATCTGTTTGTCTTGTAGTTTTGAAAGTGTCTAGGC
This sequence is a window from Carya illinoinensis cultivar Pawnee chromosome 9, C.illinoinensisPawnee_v1, whole genome shotgun sequence. Protein-coding genes within it:
- the LOC122275533 gene encoding IQ domain-containing protein IQM6-like — protein: MGISFCPFSDPDDVDSRFEAILLRSISFGGGDARNPSRSVSFNGRDSEPTMIKSYGLRKMVFEGSLSFERRGLETMFSSRTPSAEMENRVFGKCVSSKTEDVGDQLPRSDSLSEEKHQSPLTDPKKHRCQAALKLQKVYKSFRTRRQLADCAVLVEQRWWKLLDFAELKRSSISFFDIEKPETASSRWSRARTRAAKVGKGLSKDEKARKLALQHWLEAIDPRHRYGHNLQFYYVTWLQCESKQPFFYWLDIGEGKEVNLLDRCPRSKLQQQCIKYLGPAERKAYEVVVQDGKFFYRQSGKLLDTTGPKDVKWIFVLSTSKTLYVGLKNKGTFQHSSFLAGGATLSAGRLVVEDGALKAVWPHSGHYLPTEENFQELMLFLKEHNVDLTNVKKNPSEEEEAALTEKANGVCLRSNPIEEDLSQDTEPMSEHTLAQKSTESRDQDSSAAGNPEPSMTRLSRALGSKIASLEIPNRHVAFDILKKDALQPSCHTYPHDNSSEEGYETAEETFLSERDFMVPKLNLFDEDQEEDDKQPISEEKIMKRIVSHKGMKSYQLAKQLSSRWATGAGPRIGCMRDYPSELQFRVLEQANLSPRSRGVNSSPRTLSHLSPRVITSINSLYRETTADRSSLAPEHVIPSRTSTPLTD